From the Theobroma cacao cultivar B97-61/B2 chromosome 2, Criollo_cocoa_genome_V2, whole genome shotgun sequence genome, one window contains:
- the LOC18607507 gene encoding protein CHAPERONE-LIKE PROTEIN OF POR1, chloroplastic isoform X2 produces MAAATLSVRPNRLTPVSPIPRPPVHLPNQTHSSLRPAKTEPWRAATIVHFRRALATRAGSRADDSAPFEMSVENALKLLGVSESASFDDILRAKNSIVASIKDDQEAIAQVEAAYDMLLMRSLTQRRAGKVVDRSIRYADVKPVNPPRMGSMPQWVQTTAKKLPVSVETPSTGELGIQAGVYGALMVLTYVNGASTSTGIPYAGPDVPGLILASSFGASLYFMTKKNVKLGKATVITIGGLVAGAVVGSAVETWLQVDVVPFFGIHSPATVVSEFILFSQFLVSLYLR; encoded by the exons ATGGCTGCAGCCACACTCTCCGTCCGGCCCAACCGTCTCACTCCCGTCTCCCCTATCCCCAGGCCGCCGGTCCACCTCCCTAACCAAACCCACTCTTCTTTAAGACCCGCAAAGACCGAGCCGTGGAGAGCCGCAACAATCGTCCACTTCCGGCGAGCATTAGCCACTCGAGCTGGTTCACGAGCTGACGACTCGGCTCCGTTTGAGATGTCTGTTGAGAACGCGCTCAAGCTCCTCGGAGTGTCCGAAAGTGCTTCTTTTGATGATATTCTTCGCGCCAAGAATTCGATTGTTGCCTCTATCAAGGATGACCAGGAAGCTATTGCCCAG GTTGAGGCTGCATATGACATGTTGCTTATGCGGAGCTTAACTCAACGCCGAGCAGGAAAAGTTGTGGATAGAAGCATTCGATATGCAGATGTTAAACCTGTTAATCCTCCCAGAATGGGATCAATGCCTCAGTGGGTGCAGACAACTGCGAAGAAATTACCTGTTTCAGTTGAAACACCATCTACAGGTGAATTGGGCATACAAGCTGGAGTATATGGAGCTCTTATGGTTCTGACTTATGTAAATGGAGCTTCTACATCGACTGGGATTCCTTATGCTGGACCTGATGTTCCTGGGCTTATTTTAGCAAGTAGCTTTGGAGCTTCCCTATATTTCATGACCAAAAAGAACGTGAAGCTAG GTAAGGCTACAGTAATAACTATAGGGGGGCTTGTTGCTGGTGCAGTGGTGGGATCAGCTGTTGAAACCTGGTTGCAGGTAGACGTAGTCCCATTTTTTGGAATACACTCCCCAGCTACTGTAGTTAGTGAGTTTATACTCTTCTCTCAATTCTTGGTCTCTCTGTATCTAAGGTAG
- the LOC18607507 gene encoding protein CHAPERONE-LIKE PROTEIN OF POR1, chloroplastic isoform X3, producing MAAATLSVRPNRLTPVSPIPRPPVHLPNQTHSSLRPAKTEPWRAATIVHFRRALATRAGSRADDSAPFEMSVENALKLLGVSESASFDDILRAKNSIVASIKDDQEAIAQVEAAYDMLLMRSLTQRRAGKVVDRSIRYADVKPVNPPRMGSMPQWVQTTAKKLPVSVETPSTGELGIQAGVYGALMVLTYVNGASTSTGIPYAGPDVPGLILASSFGASLYFMTKKNVKLGKATVITIGGLVAGAVVGSAVETWLQVDVVPFFGIHSPATVVNDGRVKSNTK from the exons ATGGCTGCAGCCACACTCTCCGTCCGGCCCAACCGTCTCACTCCCGTCTCCCCTATCCCCAGGCCGCCGGTCCACCTCCCTAACCAAACCCACTCTTCTTTAAGACCCGCAAAGACCGAGCCGTGGAGAGCCGCAACAATCGTCCACTTCCGGCGAGCATTAGCCACTCGAGCTGGTTCACGAGCTGACGACTCGGCTCCGTTTGAGATGTCTGTTGAGAACGCGCTCAAGCTCCTCGGAGTGTCCGAAAGTGCTTCTTTTGATGATATTCTTCGCGCCAAGAATTCGATTGTTGCCTCTATCAAGGATGACCAGGAAGCTATTGCCCAG GTTGAGGCTGCATATGACATGTTGCTTATGCGGAGCTTAACTCAACGCCGAGCAGGAAAAGTTGTGGATAGAAGCATTCGATATGCAGATGTTAAACCTGTTAATCCTCCCAGAATGGGATCAATGCCTCAGTGGGTGCAGACAACTGCGAAGAAATTACCTGTTTCAGTTGAAACACCATCTACAGGTGAATTGGGCATACAAGCTGGAGTATATGGAGCTCTTATGGTTCTGACTTATGTAAATGGAGCTTCTACATCGACTGGGATTCCTTATGCTGGACCTGATGTTCCTGGGCTTATTTTAGCAAGTAGCTTTGGAGCTTCCCTATATTTCATGACCAAAAAGAACGTGAAGCTAG GTAAGGCTACAGTAATAACTATAGGGGGGCTTGTTGCTGGTGCAGTGGTGGGATCAGCTGTTGAAACCTGGTTGCAGGTAGACGTAGTCCCATTTTTTGGAATACACTCCCCAGCTACTGTAGTTA ATGATGGCAGAGTGAAATCAAACACAAAGTGA
- the LOC18607507 gene encoding uncharacterized protein LOC18607507 isoform X4, which produces MAAATLSVRPNRLTPVSPIPRPPVHLPNQTHSSLRPAKTEPWRAATIVHFRRALATRAGSRADDSAPFEMSVENALKLLGVSESASFDDILRAKNSIVASIKDDQEAIAQVEAAYDMLLMRSLTQRRAGKVVDRSIRYADVKPVNPPRMGSMPQWVQTTAKKLPVSVETPSTGELGIQAGVYGALMVLTYVNGASTSTGIPYAGPDVPGLILASSFGASLYFMTKKNVKLGKWGSKREEPKNPLWGRGAAICYKVTTLYMMLAILLQMLLWFR; this is translated from the exons ATGGCTGCAGCCACACTCTCCGTCCGGCCCAACCGTCTCACTCCCGTCTCCCCTATCCCCAGGCCGCCGGTCCACCTCCCTAACCAAACCCACTCTTCTTTAAGACCCGCAAAGACCGAGCCGTGGAGAGCCGCAACAATCGTCCACTTCCGGCGAGCATTAGCCACTCGAGCTGGTTCACGAGCTGACGACTCGGCTCCGTTTGAGATGTCTGTTGAGAACGCGCTCAAGCTCCTCGGAGTGTCCGAAAGTGCTTCTTTTGATGATATTCTTCGCGCCAAGAATTCGATTGTTGCCTCTATCAAGGATGACCAGGAAGCTATTGCCCAG GTTGAGGCTGCATATGACATGTTGCTTATGCGGAGCTTAACTCAACGCCGAGCAGGAAAAGTTGTGGATAGAAGCATTCGATATGCAGATGTTAAACCTGTTAATCCTCCCAGAATGGGATCAATGCCTCAGTGGGTGCAGACAACTGCGAAGAAATTACCTGTTTCAGTTGAAACACCATCTACAGGTGAATTGGGCATACAAGCTGGAGTATATGGAGCTCTTATGGTTCTGACTTATGTAAATGGAGCTTCTACATCGACTGGGATTCCTTATGCTGGACCTGATGTTCCTGGGCTTATTTTAGCAAGTAGCTTTGGAGCTTCCCTATATTTCATGACCAAAAAGAACGTGAAGCTAG GAAAGTGGGGGAGTAAGAGAGAAGAGCCAAAAAACCCTCTGTGGGGGAGAGGGGCTGCAATCTGTTACAAAGTGACAACATTGTATATGATGCTGGCAATTTTACTACAAATGTTGTTATGGTTCAG GTAA
- the LOC18607508 gene encoding uncharacterized protein LOC18607508 yields the protein MGCVASRLEEEEEVVSICRERKRLIKLAVDRRYALAEAHCRYCQALYAVAAAVKLFVARHSSPSSPFLITFPPPCPPTPPATDQNMITNPMFLQQRPSESTHEAIACESCDSSTSSGTSDEETKEEVVRGEEEEQPCGYFYMQMPPPMPSPQRDFGWDFFNPFDVVRPEIISGYNRCSDDDLRAVREEEGIPELEEEGDSKEEEKKVVFVEEKDTSCREHEESESGLIKVKEETHASQGEQKGLTGIDSPEKGRELLEALKDIEDHFIRAYDSGKDVSRMLEANMVHLQSGLEEVKENSTKLIQAITWHRSTLSKPPTCKSLVASSSKGSSVWTEYKNDLFDEYGGMDSGSHSLTLGRLYAWEKKLYEEVKAGDCTRKIYERKCSRLRNQDVKGYDELTMDKTRAAVKDLYARILIAIRSAESISKRIQKLRDEELQPQIIELLKGLTRTWKVMLESHETQNKILLEVKSFACPTYGKFCNDSHRLATLQLEAELQNWRACFKEYVAAQRAYIEALHGWLTKFLVPEVEFYSRGRSSAAPYGANGPPLLVICYHWLSSLEELPDKAVTFSLKSFSKDVRALWAQQGEEQQQKRKVDGMAKELDRRTMAFQKVETRFLESKLTDHKSEPEMEQRNEYLTEKKDQLDMFRKRLDVEREKHHNYMQETQRIILNGFQTGFSAVFESLIGFSNASLKMYNDLITRSENAEKEGNLSYIEGSQVEENGSR from the exons ATGGGTTGTGTTGCTTCTAGattagaggaagaagaagaagttgtgTCAATctgtagagaaagaaaacgCCTAATAAAGCTAGCAGTAGATAGAAGATATGCACTTGCAGAAGCACATTGTAGGTACTGTCAAGCTCTTTATGCAGTGGCAGCTGCTGTTAAGCTCTTTGTAGCTCGCCATTCTTCACCTTCTTCACCTTTCCTCATCACTTTTCCTCCACCTTGTCCACCTACACCGCCTGCTACAGACCAAAATATGATAACCAACCCAATGTTCCTCCAACAAAGACCTTCAGAGTCAACCCATGAAGCCATTGCTTGCGAGTCGTGTGATTCTTCAACAAGCTCAGGTACATCGGACGAAGAGACTAAAGAAGAGGTGGtaagaggagaagaagaagaacaaccTTGTGGGTACTTTTATATGCAAATGCCACCGCCAATGCCATCACCACAAAGAGATTTCGGTTGGGACTTTTTTAATCCATTTGATGTTGTTAGACCAGAGATTATAAGTGGATATAACAGGTGTTCTGATGATGACTTAAGAGCGGTGAGAGAAGAGGAAGGGATACCAGAGCTAGAAGAGGAAGGAGATAGcaaagaggaagagaaaaaagttgtctttgttgaagaaaaagatactAGCTGCAGGGAGCATGAAGAGAGTGAAAGTGGCCTGATTAAAGTAAAGGAGGAGACTCACGCGAGCCAAGGAGAGCAGAAAGGGCTAACAGGTATTGACAGCCCAGAAAAGGGAAGGGAGcttttagaagccttgaagGATATTGAGGATCATTTCATTAGGGCTTATGATTCTGGGAAGGATGTCTCAAGAATGCTAGAGGCTAATATGGTTCATTTGCAATCTGGTTTGGAGGAAGTCAAAG AGAACTCAACTAAACTTATCCAGGCTATTACATGGCATCGGTCCACATTGTCCAAGCCTCCAACTTGTAAGAGTCTTGTGGCTTCCAGCTCAAAAGGTTCTTCGGTATGGACTGAATATAAGAATGATCTTTTTGATGAATATGGAGGAATGGATTCAGGAAGCCATTCGCTAACACTAGGAAGACTTTATGCATGGGAAAAGAAGCTTTATGAAGAGGTTAAG GCTGGAGACTGCACACGGAAAATCTATGAGAGAAAATGTTCTCGACTGAGAAACCAGGATGTGAAGGGATATGATGAGCTAACCATGGACAAAACCAGAGCTGCAGTAAAGGATTTATATGCTAGGATCTTGATTGCAATTCGAAGTGCTGAATCCATCTCAAAGAGAATTCAGAAATTAAGAGATGAAGAACTACAACCTCAAATTATTGAACTGTTAAAAGG CCTAACACGAACCTGGAAAGTTATGCTTGAATCCCACGAAACCCAAAACAAGATCCTTTTGGAAGTGAAATCTTTTGCCTGCCCCACATATGGAAAATTCTGCAATGATTCTCACCGACTTGCTACACTTCAGCTCGAGGCTGAGCTTCAAAATTGGCGTGCTTGCTTTAAAGAGTATGTTGCAGCTCAAAGAGCATACATTGAAGCACTTCATGGTTGGCTAACCAAGTTCCTGGTCCCTGAAGTTGAATTCTATTCCAGAGGAAGGAGTTCTGCTGCACCATATGGAGCTAACGGACCTCCACTTCTTGTGATATGTTATCATTGGTTAAGTTCCTTGGAGGAGTTGCCAGATAAGGCAGTCACCTTTTCATTGAAGAGCTTCTCTAAGGATGTAAGGGCTCTGTGGGCTCAGCAAGGGGAGGAACAGCAACAGAAGAGGAAAGTTGATGGCATGGCTAAAGAACTTGATAGAAGGACTATGGCATTCCAGAAGGTGGAAACCCGGTTTCTGGAGTCCAAGCTTACAGATCATAAATCCGAACCAGAGATGGAACAGCGGAATGAATATCTGACAGAGAAGAAGGATCAGTTGGATATGTTCAGAAAGAGGTTGGATGTAGAGAGGGAGAAACACCACAATTACATGCAAGAAACACAAAGAATCATCTTAAATGGATTTCAGACAGGATTTTCTGCAGTTTTTGAGTCCTTAATCGGATTCTCCAATGCTTCTCTAAAGATGTACAATGACCTCATCACTCGAAGTGAAAATGCTGAAAAAGAGGGGAACCTATCATATATAGAGGGCTCTCAGGTAGAGGAAAACGGCAGCCGATGA
- the LOC18607507 gene encoding protein CHAPERONE-LIKE PROTEIN OF POR1, chloroplastic isoform X1: protein MAAATLSVRPNRLTPVSPIPRPPVHLPNQTHSSLRPAKTEPWRAATIVHFRRALATRAGSRADDSAPFEMSVENALKLLGVSESASFDDILRAKNSIVASIKDDQEAIAQVEAAYDMLLMRSLTQRRAGKVVDRSIRYADVKPVNPPRMGSMPQWVQTTAKKLPVSVETPSTGELGIQAGVYGALMVLTYVNGASTSTGIPYAGPDVPGLILASSFGASLYFMTKKNVKLGKATVITIGGLVAGAVVGSAVETWLQVDVVPFFGIHSPATVVTMSLLLSYCIHALWNYVR, encoded by the exons ATGGCTGCAGCCACACTCTCCGTCCGGCCCAACCGTCTCACTCCCGTCTCCCCTATCCCCAGGCCGCCGGTCCACCTCCCTAACCAAACCCACTCTTCTTTAAGACCCGCAAAGACCGAGCCGTGGAGAGCCGCAACAATCGTCCACTTCCGGCGAGCATTAGCCACTCGAGCTGGTTCACGAGCTGACGACTCGGCTCCGTTTGAGATGTCTGTTGAGAACGCGCTCAAGCTCCTCGGAGTGTCCGAAAGTGCTTCTTTTGATGATATTCTTCGCGCCAAGAATTCGATTGTTGCCTCTATCAAGGATGACCAGGAAGCTATTGCCCAG GTTGAGGCTGCATATGACATGTTGCTTATGCGGAGCTTAACTCAACGCCGAGCAGGAAAAGTTGTGGATAGAAGCATTCGATATGCAGATGTTAAACCTGTTAATCCTCCCAGAATGGGATCAATGCCTCAGTGGGTGCAGACAACTGCGAAGAAATTACCTGTTTCAGTTGAAACACCATCTACAGGTGAATTGGGCATACAAGCTGGAGTATATGGAGCTCTTATGGTTCTGACTTATGTAAATGGAGCTTCTACATCGACTGGGATTCCTTATGCTGGACCTGATGTTCCTGGGCTTATTTTAGCAAGTAGCTTTGGAGCTTCCCTATATTTCATGACCAAAAAGAACGTGAAGCTAG GTAAGGCTACAGTAATAACTATAGGGGGGCTTGTTGCTGGTGCAGTGGTGGGATCAGCTGTTGAAACCTGGTTGCAGGTAGACGTAGTCCCATTTTTTGGAATACACTCCCCAGCTACTGTAGTTA CAATGAGCCTGCTTCTTTCTTATTGCATCCATGCACTGTGGAATTATGTTAGATGA